In candidate division KSB1 bacterium, the DNA window TGCAGCGGGGACCTATTCATGCGGAGTTACGATTGAATGAAAACGGTGTTTATGTAATCGAAATCGCTAACCGTACAATAGGCGGCTACTGTTCGGAAGTGCTTAAATTCTCGAATGGGATTTCATTAGAGGATGTCGTTCTTATGAATGCAATAGGAATGGACATAAGCTATATAAAACGCGAAACCCAGGCAGCAGGCGTGATGATGATCCCCCCGCCAAGCGCGGGAATTTTTCAGGAGGTGAAATCTAAAGACCGGGCTCTCCAGGTAGAAGGGATCGAGAGTATCATCATTTCAATTCCCATAGGCCAAAAAGTAGAGGTACTGCCAAAAAGTTCGCGGTATTTGGGTTTCATTTTTGCCAGGGGTGAATCCCCGGAGTTTGTCGAAAATGCAATCAGGGAAGCGTATGGGGAGTTGGAAATTTTGATTCAGCCCAATGGTAGAACAGATGCCATTCCCCATAGCAATGCGAATCAGTAGCTGAAATTAAGAGTTTATTCGATGAATTCAATTTATTTAGATTACAACGCTACTACACCTATCGATCCTCATGTAGCAGAAGTTATGTTGCCTTTTCTACATTCAAATTTCGGCAATCCCTCCAGCAGCCATATTTTTGGTGTGACTACAAAAAAAGCGGTTGAGAAAGCCCGCCAGCAAGTGGCCGCTTTACTGCACTGTGAGACCGACGAAATTGTGTTTACCGGCGGTGGTTCCGAATCCAATAATTACGCAATTAAAGGAGCTGTCCAAGCCTGTCGAGACAAAGGCAACCACATCATCACCTCATCAATTGAGCACCCGGCTGTTCTGCAGGTTTGCAAATATCTTGAGAAAAACGGCTTCACAGTTACTTTTTTACCGGTAGATCAATTCGGCTTAATTAATCCAAAACATGTAGCAGAAGCCATTACTTCCGAAACCACTCTGATCACGATCATGCATGCCAATAATGAAGTCGGAACCATTGAACCCATTAAAGAAATCACCAAATTGGCGCATGACCATGAGATTTTAGTTCATACTGATAGCGCCCAATCCGTAGGAAAAATCCCGGTTCATATAGATGAGTTGGGAGTGGATTTATTATCAATAGCGGGACACAAACTGTATGCACCCAAAGGCATTGGCGCGCTTTATATTCGATCTGGAGTGCAATTGGAAAAATTGATACATGGCGCGGATCATGAAATAAACCGCCGTGCCGGAACTGAAAACGTCCTGGAAATTGTCGGATTGGGTGAAGCATGTGAATTGATCCATGAGAATTTGGCCAGGTATCAAGAGCACATGCTAGAAATGCGTAATCGTCTGGAACAGGGATTGAAAATGCGGTTCCCGAATATCCGCATTAACGGGCATCCGGACAAACGGCTACCCAATACTTCCAGCGTTTCCTTTGTGGGGCTTGAAGCCAACACCATCCTTGCGGAATTACCCAATGTGGCAGCTTCCGCGGGCGCTGCCTGTCACAGCGGCCAGGTTGATGTTTCGATAGTACTTAAGGCGATGCAGGTCCCCCTGGAATACGCTATGGGAACCATCCGCTTGTCAGTGGGGAGATTTACTACGGCTGAAGAAATAGATCGTGCTGTTGAAGAAATTGATAAGCTATTAAATGAGTAAAATGGGAAAATGATGAAACCAATTAAATTTTTTCAACATCTAAAGAACAGCAATCCACAAAAATGAGAGAAG includes these proteins:
- a CDS encoding IscS subfamily cysteine desulfurase, giving the protein MNSIYLDYNATTPIDPHVAEVMLPFLHSNFGNPSSSHIFGVTTKKAVEKARQQVAALLHCETDEIVFTGGGSESNNYAIKGAVQACRDKGNHIITSSIEHPAVLQVCKYLEKNGFTVTFLPVDQFGLINPKHVAEAITSETTLITIMHANNEVGTIEPIKEITKLAHDHEILVHTDSAQSVGKIPVHIDELGVDLLSIAGHKLYAPKGIGALYIRSGVQLEKLIHGADHEINRRAGTENVLEIVGLGEACELIHENLARYQEHMLEMRNRLEQGLKMRFPNIRINGHPDKRLPNTSSVSFVGLEANTILAELPNVAASAGAACHSGQVDVSIVLKAMQVPLEYAMGTIRLSVGRFTTAEEIDRAVEEIDKLLNE